From Pseudanabaena sp. PCC 6802, one genomic window encodes:
- a CDS encoding serine/threonine-protein kinase: MIVLDTILAFSPSLTVMYPTSDPSSDPFLDFEKPVPIDTVLDSRYQIVKVLGQGGLGRTYLAVDNKRFDRNCVVKEFCPRNVSEAAIPKALELFEREAKTLDRLSHPQIPKFHGWFLQDNRWFLVQDYIEGLTYADILRQRLQRGQTFSEIEAIQWLKDLLPVLAYIHAQGVIHRDISPDNIMQPSIQESGDRSDRQNEPLSMLIDFGVAKVIEAGVDISPEARKIWGTTVGKHAFSAPEQMLTGECSSSSDLYSLALSALNLLTGKDRWELFNNGTKNWRWDTPVPLSDPFIRILSKLLREQPQDRYQSATEVLKDLKGMEQGGGSTEGLSNNKTNNSGYQLNPNQLKIRALVWRGLVGIVCIAIFGTIVGIWLPRNSEVCRLLNNCPKNTDLFDKSK; this comes from the coding sequence ATGATTGTTCTTGATACCATTTTGGCATTCTCCCCTTCGTTAACGGTCATGTACCCTACATCAGACCCGTCTTCAGACCCATTTTTAGATTTTGAGAAGCCTGTACCAATTGATACAGTGTTGGATAGTCGCTATCAAATTGTAAAAGTGCTTGGGCAGGGTGGATTAGGGCGTACCTATCTTGCCGTGGATAACAAGCGCTTCGATCGCAATTGTGTGGTTAAAGAGTTTTGTCCGCGGAACGTGTCGGAAGCTGCTATACCGAAGGCGTTGGAACTATTTGAACGAGAGGCTAAAACCTTGGATCGGCTCAGCCATCCCCAGATCCCCAAGTTCCATGGCTGGTTCTTGCAGGATAATCGTTGGTTTCTGGTACAGGACTATATTGAGGGGCTTACCTATGCCGATATTCTGCGGCAACGCCTGCAAAGAGGGCAAACCTTCTCAGAAATTGAGGCGATCCAGTGGTTGAAGGATCTGTTACCAGTGTTAGCGTATATACACGCACAAGGGGTAATTCATCGCGATATTTCCCCGGATAACATTATGCAACCTTCGATCCAGGAATCTGGGGATCGGAGCGATCGGCAAAATGAACCTCTATCAATGTTGATTGATTTTGGTGTTGCGAAGGTAATTGAAGCTGGTGTGGATATTTCACCCGAAGCCAGGAAGATCTGGGGAACAACTGTCGGCAAACACGCATTTTCGGCACCGGAACAAATGCTCACCGGAGAATGCTCGTCTAGCAGTGACTTATATTCCCTAGCTTTGTCTGCCCTAAATTTACTCACGGGCAAGGATCGATGGGAATTGTTTAATAACGGAACAAAAAACTGGAGGTGGGATACTCCGGTTCCGCTCAGCGATCCATTCATCCGGATTTTAAGCAAACTATTGCGGGAGCAGCCGCAAGACCGCTATCAGAGTGCAACTGAAGTTTTGAAAGATCTAAAGGGAATGGAGCAGGGTGGCGGCTCGACTGAGGGTCTTTCTAACAACAAGACTAACAATAGTGGGTATCAATTGAACCCAAACCAGTTGAAAATTAGGGCGTTGGTCTGGCGCGGTCTGGTTGGTATTGTCTGCATTGCCATCTTTGGCACAATTGTGGGGATTTGGTTGCCTCGTAATTCTGAGGTATGTCGGTTGCTCAACAACTGTCCCAAGAATACCGATCTATTTGATAAATCAAAGTGA